The Macaca thibetana thibetana isolate TM-01 chromosome 19, ASM2454274v1, whole genome shotgun sequence genome has a segment encoding these proteins:
- the GTPBP3 gene encoding tRNA modification GTPase GTPBP3, mitochondrial isoform X2, which translates to MWRGLWTLAAQAARGPRRLCTRRSSGAAAPGSGATIFALSSGQGRCGIAVIRTSGPSSGHALRILTAARDLPPARHASLRLLSDPRSGEPLDRALVLWFPGPRSFTGEDCVEFHVHGGPAVVSGVLQALGSVPGLRPAEAGEFTRRAFANGKLNLTEVEGLADLIHAETEAQRRQALRQLDGELGHLCRGWAETLTKALAHVEAYIDFGEDDNLEEGVLEQADIEVRALEVALGAHLRDARRGQRLRSGAHVVVTGPPNAGKSSLVNLLSRKPVSIVSPEPGTTRDVLETPVDLAGFPVLLSDTAGLREGVGPVEQEGVRRARESCNFLATVVASVGAQSPSDSSQRLLLVLNKSDLLSPEGPGPRPDLPPHLLLSCLTGEGLDGLLEALRKELAAVCGDPSTGSPLLTRARHQHHLQGCLDALSHYKPSKDLALAAEALRVARGHLTRLTGGGGTEEILDIIFRDFCVGK; encoded by the exons ATGTGGCGGGGGCTTTGGACCCTGGCGGCCCAAGCGGCACGTGGGCCTCGCAG ACTGTGCACGCGCCGGAGCAGCGGCGCAGCAGCCCCCGGCTCCGGCGCCACCATCTTCGCGCTAAGCTCTGGCCAAGGCCGCTGCGGCATCGCGGTGATCCGGACCAGCGGCCCCTCCAGCGGCCACGCCCTCCGGATTCTCACGGCAGCCCGAGACCTGCCCCCTGCTCGCCACGCCAGCCTGCGCCTCCTCAGCGACCCCCGCTCCGGGGAGCCTCTGGACCGCGCACTGGTCCTCTGGTTCCCAG GTCCCCGGAGTTTCACCGGTGAGGACTGCGTGGAGTTCCACGTGCACGGAGGCCCGGCAGTGGTGAGCGGCGTCCTGCAGGCCTTGG GCAGCGTGCCAGGGCTTCGACCTGCGGAGGCAGGCGAGTTCACCAGGCGGGCGTTTGCCAATGGGAAGCTGAACCTGACCGAAGTGGAGGGGCTGGCGGACCTTATCCACGCAGAAACCGAGGCGCAGCGGCGGCAGGCCCTCAGGCAGCTGGACGGGGAGCTGGGCCACCTCTGCCGTGGCTGGGCCGAGACCCTCACCAAA GCTTTGGCCCACGTGGAGGCCTATATCGATTTTGGCGAGGATGACAACCTGGAGGAGGGGGTCCTGGAGCAAG CGGACATTGAAGTACGGGCACTGGAGGTGGCCCTGGGTGCACATCTACGAGATGCCAGGCGCGGGCAGAGACTCCGCTCAGGGGCACACGTAGTGGTCACTGGACCCCCCAATGCCGGCAAGAGCAGCCTAGTGAACCTGCTCA GTCGGAAACCTGTGTCCATCGTGTCCCCAGAGCCAGGGACCACCCGTGACGTCCTGGAGACCCCCGTCGACCTGGCCGGATTTCCTGTGCTGCTGAGCGACACGGCTGGGTTGCGGGAGGGCGTGGGGCCGGTGGAGCAGGAGGGCGTTCGGCGCGCCCGGGAGAG TTGCAACTTCCTGGCCACCGTCGTAGCCTCTGTGGGAGCCCAGAGCCCCAGTGACAGCAGCCAGCGCCTCCTCCTGGTGCTGAACAAGTCGGACCTGCTGTCCCCAGAGGGCCCAGGTCCGCGTCCTGACCTGCCCCCGCACCTGTTGCTGTCCTGTCTGACGGGAGAGGGTCTGGACGGCCTCCTGGAGGCGCTGAGGAAGGAGCTAGCTGCAGT GTGTGGGGACCCGTCCACCGGTTCCCCGCTCCTGACCCGCGCAAGGCACCAGCACCACCTCCAGGGTTGCCTGGATGCCCTCAGTCACTACAAGCCGTCAAAAGACCTGGCCCTGGCGGCAGAGGCGCTGCGGGTGGCCCGGGGTCACCTGACCCGGCTCACAGGTGGAGGGGGTACCGAGGAGATCCTGGACATCATCTTCCGGGACTTCTGCGTGGGCAAGTGA
- the GTPBP3 gene encoding tRNA modification GTPase GTPBP3, mitochondrial isoform X3 yields MVHSPTCPHPRFLLVPASEPQFPHLQTPDPGDPVWNVRWALCTRRSSGAAAPGSGATIFALSSGQGRCGIAVIRTSGPSSGHALRILTAARDLPPARHASLRLLSDPRSGEPLDRALVLWFPGPRSFTGEDCVEFHVHGGPAVVSGVLQALGSVPGLRPAEAGEFTRRAFANGKLNLTEVEGLADLIHAETEAQRRQALRQLDGELGHLCRGWAETLTKALAHVEAYIDFGEDDNLEEGVLEQADIEVRALEVALGAHLRDARRGQRLRSGAHVVVTGPPNAGKSSLVNLLSRKPVSIVSPEPGTTRDVLETPVDLAGFPVLLSDTAGLREGVGPVEQEGVRRARERLEQADLILAMLDASDLASPSSCNFLATVVASVGAQSPSDSSQRLLLVLNKSDLLSPEGPGPRPDLPPHLLLSCLTGEGLDGLLEALRKELAAVCGDPSTGSPLLTRARHQHHLQGCLDALSHYKPSKDLALAAEALRVARGHLTRLTGGGGTEEILDIIFRDFCVGK; encoded by the exons ATGGTGCATTCTCCAACTTGTCCCCACCCACGCTTTCTTCTGGTCCCCGCctcggagcctcagtttccccatttgcaaACTCCAGACCCTGGAGACCCGGTTTGGAATGTGAGATGGGC ACTGTGCACGCGCCGGAGCAGCGGCGCAGCAGCCCCCGGCTCCGGCGCCACCATCTTCGCGCTAAGCTCTGGCCAAGGCCGCTGCGGCATCGCGGTGATCCGGACCAGCGGCCCCTCCAGCGGCCACGCCCTCCGGATTCTCACGGCAGCCCGAGACCTGCCCCCTGCTCGCCACGCCAGCCTGCGCCTCCTCAGCGACCCCCGCTCCGGGGAGCCTCTGGACCGCGCACTGGTCCTCTGGTTCCCAG GTCCCCGGAGTTTCACCGGTGAGGACTGCGTGGAGTTCCACGTGCACGGAGGCCCGGCAGTGGTGAGCGGCGTCCTGCAGGCCTTGG GCAGCGTGCCAGGGCTTCGACCTGCGGAGGCAGGCGAGTTCACCAGGCGGGCGTTTGCCAATGGGAAGCTGAACCTGACCGAAGTGGAGGGGCTGGCGGACCTTATCCACGCAGAAACCGAGGCGCAGCGGCGGCAGGCCCTCAGGCAGCTGGACGGGGAGCTGGGCCACCTCTGCCGTGGCTGGGCCGAGACCCTCACCAAA GCTTTGGCCCACGTGGAGGCCTATATCGATTTTGGCGAGGATGACAACCTGGAGGAGGGGGTCCTGGAGCAAG CGGACATTGAAGTACGGGCACTGGAGGTGGCCCTGGGTGCACATCTACGAGATGCCAGGCGCGGGCAGAGACTCCGCTCAGGGGCACACGTAGTGGTCACTGGACCCCCCAATGCCGGCAAGAGCAGCCTAGTGAACCTGCTCA GTCGGAAACCTGTGTCCATCGTGTCCCCAGAGCCAGGGACCACCCGTGACGTCCTGGAGACCCCCGTCGACCTGGCCGGATTTCCTGTGCTGCTGAGCGACACGGCTGGGTTGCGGGAGGGCGTGGGGCCGGTGGAGCAGGAGGGCGTTCGGCGCGCCCGGGAGAG gctggagcaggcGGACCTCATTCTGGCCATGCTGGACGCCTCTGACCTGGCCTCTCCCTCCAGTTGCAACTTCCTGGCCACCGTCGTAGCCTCTGTGGGAGCCCAGAGCCCCAGTGACAGCAGCCAGCGCCTCCTCCTGGTGCTGAACAAGTCGGACCTGCTGTCCCCAGAGGGCCCAGGTCCGCGTCCTGACCTGCCCCCGCACCTGTTGCTGTCCTGTCTGACGGGAGAGGGTCTGGACGGCCTCCTGGAGGCGCTGAGGAAGGAGCTAGCTGCAGT GTGTGGGGACCCGTCCACCGGTTCCCCGCTCCTGACCCGCGCAAGGCACCAGCACCACCTCCAGGGTTGCCTGGATGCCCTCAGTCACTACAAGCCGTCAAAAGACCTGGCCCTGGCGGCAGAGGCGCTGCGGGTGGCCCGGGGTCACCTGACCCGGCTCACAGGTGGAGGGGGTACCGAGGAGATCCTGGACATCATCTTCCGGGACTTCTGCGTGGGCAAGTGA
- the GTPBP3 gene encoding tRNA modification GTPase GTPBP3, mitochondrial isoform X1, whose product MWRGLWTLAAQAARGPRRLCTRRSSGAAAPGSGATIFALSSGQGRCGIAVIRTSGPSSGHALRILTAARDLPPARHASLRLLSDPRSGEPLDRALVLWFPGPRSFTGEDCVEFHVHGGPAVVSGVLQALGSVPGLRPAEAGEFTRRAFANGKLNLTEVEGLADLIHAETEAQRRQALRQLDGELGHLCRGWAETLTKALAHVEAYIDFGEDDNLEEGVLEQADIEVRALEVALGAHLRDARRGQRLRSGAHVVVTGPPNAGKSSLVNLLSRKPVSIVSPEPGTTRDVLETPVDLAGFPVLLSDTAGLREGVGPVEQEGVRRARERLEQADLILAMLDASDLASPSSCNFLATVVASVGAQSPSDSSQRLLLVLNKSDLLSPEGPGPRPDLPPHLLLSCLTGEGLDGLLEALRKELAAVCGDPSTGSPLLTRARHQHHLQGCLDALSHYKPSKDLALAAEALRVARGHLTRLTGGGGTEEILDIIFRDFCVGK is encoded by the exons ATGTGGCGGGGGCTTTGGACCCTGGCGGCCCAAGCGGCACGTGGGCCTCGCAG ACTGTGCACGCGCCGGAGCAGCGGCGCAGCAGCCCCCGGCTCCGGCGCCACCATCTTCGCGCTAAGCTCTGGCCAAGGCCGCTGCGGCATCGCGGTGATCCGGACCAGCGGCCCCTCCAGCGGCCACGCCCTCCGGATTCTCACGGCAGCCCGAGACCTGCCCCCTGCTCGCCACGCCAGCCTGCGCCTCCTCAGCGACCCCCGCTCCGGGGAGCCTCTGGACCGCGCACTGGTCCTCTGGTTCCCAG GTCCCCGGAGTTTCACCGGTGAGGACTGCGTGGAGTTCCACGTGCACGGAGGCCCGGCAGTGGTGAGCGGCGTCCTGCAGGCCTTGG GCAGCGTGCCAGGGCTTCGACCTGCGGAGGCAGGCGAGTTCACCAGGCGGGCGTTTGCCAATGGGAAGCTGAACCTGACCGAAGTGGAGGGGCTGGCGGACCTTATCCACGCAGAAACCGAGGCGCAGCGGCGGCAGGCCCTCAGGCAGCTGGACGGGGAGCTGGGCCACCTCTGCCGTGGCTGGGCCGAGACCCTCACCAAA GCTTTGGCCCACGTGGAGGCCTATATCGATTTTGGCGAGGATGACAACCTGGAGGAGGGGGTCCTGGAGCAAG CGGACATTGAAGTACGGGCACTGGAGGTGGCCCTGGGTGCACATCTACGAGATGCCAGGCGCGGGCAGAGACTCCGCTCAGGGGCACACGTAGTGGTCACTGGACCCCCCAATGCCGGCAAGAGCAGCCTAGTGAACCTGCTCA GTCGGAAACCTGTGTCCATCGTGTCCCCAGAGCCAGGGACCACCCGTGACGTCCTGGAGACCCCCGTCGACCTGGCCGGATTTCCTGTGCTGCTGAGCGACACGGCTGGGTTGCGGGAGGGCGTGGGGCCGGTGGAGCAGGAGGGCGTTCGGCGCGCCCGGGAGAG gctggagcaggcGGACCTCATTCTGGCCATGCTGGACGCCTCTGACCTGGCCTCTCCCTCCAGTTGCAACTTCCTGGCCACCGTCGTAGCCTCTGTGGGAGCCCAGAGCCCCAGTGACAGCAGCCAGCGCCTCCTCCTGGTGCTGAACAAGTCGGACCTGCTGTCCCCAGAGGGCCCAGGTCCGCGTCCTGACCTGCCCCCGCACCTGTTGCTGTCCTGTCTGACGGGAGAGGGTCTGGACGGCCTCCTGGAGGCGCTGAGGAAGGAGCTAGCTGCAGT GTGTGGGGACCCGTCCACCGGTTCCCCGCTCCTGACCCGCGCAAGGCACCAGCACCACCTCCAGGGTTGCCTGGATGCCCTCAGTCACTACAAGCCGTCAAAAGACCTGGCCCTGGCGGCAGAGGCGCTGCGGGTGGCCCGGGGTCACCTGACCCGGCTCACAGGTGGAGGGGGTACCGAGGAGATCCTGGACATCATCTTCCGGGACTTCTGCGTGGGCAAGTGA